Proteins encoded within one genomic window of Pseudorasbora parva isolate DD20220531a chromosome 3, ASM2467924v1, whole genome shotgun sequence:
- the mpzl2b gene encoding myelin protein zero-like protein 2b — MSRIWIYLFSALCALVLSGVYQVEGMEVVTSSDLEAVNGTNVRLKCTFKSTIPLSEESVSVSWSFQPLGTKTSQSFFHYQIAAYPPTEGLFKDHAVWSGDVMKGDASITLQNVQFSFNGTYSCQVRNPPDIQGFSGEISLRVVQKVTFSEIGILAVAVGGSIGIVLLILIIYIIVRVFRRRDNDMDVEMEDHRSKDQMLRENA, encoded by the exons ATGAGTCGAATCTGGATTTACCTGTTTTCCGCACTGTGTGCGCTTGTCTTGTCAG GTGTATATCAGGTGGAGGGAATGGAGGTGGTTACATCTTCAGATTTGGAGGCAGTCAATGGGACAAATGTACGGctcaaatgtacatttaaatctACCATTCCGCTCTCTGAAGAATCAGTCTCTGTATCGTGGAGCTTCCAGCCACTCGGAACGAAAACATCACAATCG TTTTTTCACTACCAGATAGCTGCATATCCCCCAACAGAAGGCCTGTTTAAGGATCATGCTGTATGGTCTGGTGATGTAATGAAGGGTGACGCATCCATCACGCTGCAGAATGTGCAGTTCAGCTTTAATGGTACCTACAGCTGCCAAGTGCGAAATCCGCCTGACATCCAGGGCTTCTCAGGCGAGATCAGCCTCAGAGTTGTTCAAAAAG tTACATTCTCTGAAATTGGAATTCTGGCTGTAGCTGTGGGTGGATCCATTGGCATCGTTctcctcatcctcatcatctATATCATTGTGCGTGTATTCAGGAGACGGGACAATGACATGGATGTTGAGATGGAGGACCACAGATCAAAGGACCAAATGTTGAGAGAGAACGCCTGA
- the scn4bb gene encoding sodium channel, voltage-gated, type IV, beta b, whose translation METQSRGHLRSGGSVPSERSASCLLLTLITGVLCVNALEMNTGKIPFLEAVNGSTVLLPCTYASCIGITNLYFKWEFNDNGTMRKMVDSVIPTDHMEPNKVNIFRERVEFVGTSKGNNISILLWNITFEDAGVYTCFGKNPKEKGRNHSAFYTLYVVEELRQVDNTLTIIIASCVGGFIAFLMAFMLIKNFTLFVLAKIEEKNKECLVTSSGIDNTENGLSGSKSTPKKA comes from the exons ATGGAAACACAAAGCAGAGGACATCTGAGAAGCGGAGGAAGCGTACCCTCTGAAAGAAGCGCTTCATGTCTTCTGCTCACACTCATCACTG GTGTGTTATGTGTTAATGCTCTGGAGATGAATACTGGCAAGATCCCATTTTTGGAAGCAGTGAATGGCAGCACAGTCCTTCTGCCCTGCACCTATGCCAGCTGTATTGGGATCACTAACCTCTACTTCAAATGGGAGTTCAATGATAATGGCACCATGCGGAAG ATGGTTGATTCTGTGATTCCAACGGATCATATGGAGCCAAATAAGGTGAACATTTTCCGTGAAAGGGTTGAGTTTGTTGGCACCAGTAAAGGCAACAACATCTCCATCCTGCTTTGGAACATAACATTCGAGGATGCAGGTGTCTACACCTGCTTTGGCAAAAACCCCAAAGAGAAGGGCAGGAATCACAGCGCCTTTTACACTCTATACGTTGTAGAGGAAC TAAGGCAGGTCGATAACACGCTCACCATTATCATTGCCTCCTGTGTTGGTGGATTCATCGCTTTTTTAATGGCCTTCATGCTGATAAAGAACTTCACTCTGTTCGTTCTCGCAAAGATTGAGGAAAAAAA TAAGGAGTGCCTTGTCACCTCCTCAGGGATCGATAACACAGAGAACGGTCTGTCGGGCTCCAAATCTACACCAAAGAAAGCATGA